A window of Halichoerus grypus chromosome 12, mHalGry1.hap1.1, whole genome shotgun sequence contains these coding sequences:
- the AQP1 gene encoding aquaporin-1, translating to MASEFKKKLFWRAVVAEFLAMTLFIFISIGSALGFNYPVKNNQTAGAAQDNVKVSLAFGLSIATLAQSVGHISGAHLNPAVTLGLLLSCQISILRAVMYILAQCVGAIVATAILSGITSALPDNSLGRNELAPGVNPGQGLGIEIIGTLQLVLCVLATTDRRRRDLGGSGPLAIGLSVALGHLLAIDYTGCGINPARSFGSSVITHNFKDHWVFWVGPFIGGALAVLIYDFILAPRSSDLTDRVKVWTSGQVEEYDLDGDDINSRVEMKPK from the exons ATGGCCAGCGAGTTCAAGAAGAAGCTCTTCTGGAGGGCGGTGGTGGCCGAGTTCCTGGCCATGACCCTCTTCATCTTCATCAGCATCGGTTCTGCCCTGGGCTTCAATTACCCGGTGAAGAACAACCAGACAGCAGGTGCGGCCCAGGATAACGTGAAGGTGTCACTGGCCTTCGGGCTGAGCATCGCCACCCTGGCCCAGAGCGTGGGCCACATTAGTGGCGCCCACCTCAACCCGGCCGTCACACTGGGGCTGTTGCTCAGCTGCCAGATCAGCATCCTCAGGGCTGTCATGTACATCCTTGCCCAGTGCGTGGGGGCCATCGTGGCCACCGCCATCCTCTCGGGCATCACCTCCGCCCTGCCAGACAACTCGCTCGGCCGAAACGAG CTGGCCCCTGGTGTGAACCCTGGTCAGGGCTTGGGCATCGAAATCATCGGCACCCTGCAGCTGGTGCTGTGCGTGCTGGCCACCACCGACAGGAGGCGCCGGGACCTCGGGGGCTCGGGCCCTCTCGCCATCGGCCTCTCTGTGGCCCTGGGACACCTGCTGGCG ATCGACTACACAGGCTGCGGTATTAACCCCGCCCGGTCCTTCGGCTCCTCCGTGATCACGCATAACTTCAAGGACCACTGG GTTTTCTGGGTGGGGCCGTTCATCGGGGGCGCCCTGGCTGTGCTCATCTACGACTTCATCCTGGCCCCGCGCAGCAGCGACCTCACGGACCGCGTGAAGGTGTGGACCAGCGGTCAGGTGGAGGAGTACGACCTGGACGGCGACGACATCAACTCGAGGGTGGAGATGAAGCCCAAATAG